Proteins encoded in a region of the Nitrospirota bacterium genome:
- a CDS encoding PAS domain S-box protein, whose amino-acid sequence MNRPAIPHKIPLGLVALFCLLALGAEIAEYQFFAHLKSEKKTSTFNELASIGQLKSSQLSAFLKERRGDSLVLTDLLHVGLAQGWWATKGSEVPALLQQPIASAVAYYGYTGATILDATGNVRYRTGRSMNLSETGLSLARQVVRTSLPPFSELYAADPAVPEQPMLDTFAPIKGTDKTTTVGVLVLRGTWEDLFTMIQTWPGKSRTAEIELIKHDNDQVIVLNELRYRTQTALTRKVPTTLDTFPVVKAAHGRYGPLESPSDYRGHAVLAHIVPVHGTPWSMVVKVDTEEVLEHLQRLQQIAATGTLIAAAGLGLWTHRWQHKREQDRVRHEVQQVELRLAAVIESATDAIITVNEDRHIVLFNPTAERLFGCSAQDALGQPLDRFLPHHFQKMLYEHRLAFNPSDSRPQKIGLLGISSGLRANGQEFPIEASLSQTETDGHTIYTVILRDITERKRAKEHLIRSEAQLKEAQRIAQIGNWELNLSSSTLTWSDELFRIFEIDPGQFGASFKAFLDAVHPEDRFLVNEAYLTSLETHEPYEIIHRLRMADGRIKFIQEHGETHYDEATGRPLRSTGTAQDITALKQAELRIEASLHEKETLLREVHHRVKNNLQIISSLLHFQAKKTRQGQDRSIFSEGQDRLRAMILVHELLYRSTDLHKVPLGEYLKTLTDQLRRSFRESASRTHLRVEAADLSVPATIALPCGMIVTELVTNAFKYAYPDGKSGPVLVRIAARERSFLLSVSDEGSGLPAEFNLEQATSFGLQLVTSLADQLGARLTRPLGIGTEIVLEVPIPSEAMTPEHPSQSRSPILRG is encoded by the coding sequence ATGAACAGACCTGCCATCCCACACAAGATACCGCTCGGGCTGGTTGCGCTATTCTGCCTGCTCGCGCTCGGCGCCGAAATTGCCGAATATCAGTTTTTTGCACACCTCAAATCGGAAAAGAAAACCTCCACGTTCAACGAGCTGGCCAGCATCGGTCAGCTGAAATCAAGCCAACTGTCGGCCTTTCTCAAGGAACGCCGGGGGGATAGCCTGGTCCTCACGGACCTGCTGCATGTCGGGCTGGCTCAAGGCTGGTGGGCAACCAAAGGGAGCGAGGTCCCCGCATTGCTCCAGCAGCCCATCGCGTCCGCCGTCGCCTATTATGGCTATACCGGAGCGACGATTCTCGACGCCACTGGAAACGTACGCTATCGCACCGGCCGCTCCATGAACCTGTCCGAGACGGGACTCTCACTCGCACGACAGGTCGTGCGCACATCACTTCCGCCGTTTTCGGAACTCTATGCCGCCGACCCCGCTGTGCCGGAGCAACCGATGCTGGACACCTTCGCCCCGATCAAGGGAACAGACAAGACAACCACCGTCGGCGTGTTGGTATTGCGAGGGACCTGGGAAGACCTGTTCACGATGATTCAAACCTGGCCGGGGAAGAGCCGTACTGCCGAAATCGAGCTGATCAAGCATGACAACGACCAGGTGATCGTGCTCAATGAGCTCCGCTACAGGACCCAGACCGCCTTGACGCGGAAGGTCCCCACCACACTCGATACCTTTCCGGTCGTCAAAGCCGCGCATGGGCGGTATGGCCCGCTGGAGAGTCCCTCCGACTATCGCGGCCATGCCGTACTGGCCCATATCGTCCCGGTTCATGGTACTCCCTGGAGCATGGTCGTCAAGGTCGATACCGAGGAGGTCCTGGAGCATCTGCAGCGCCTGCAACAGATTGCCGCGACAGGCACCCTGATTGCCGCCGCGGGGTTAGGACTCTGGACCCACCGCTGGCAGCACAAGCGGGAACAGGACAGAGTCCGGCACGAAGTGCAGCAAGTCGAGCTGCGTCTGGCCGCGGTCATCGAATCCGCCACGGATGCCATCATCACCGTCAATGAGGACCGGCACATCGTGCTGTTCAATCCGACGGCGGAACGGTTGTTCGGATGTTCCGCACAGGACGCGCTGGGGCAACCGCTCGACCGCTTCCTCCCCCATCATTTTCAAAAAATGCTGTATGAACACCGCCTCGCCTTCAATCCGAGCGATAGCCGTCCACAAAAAATAGGCCTGTTGGGGATCTCCAGCGGATTACGGGCCAACGGACAGGAGTTCCCCATCGAAGCCTCGCTCTCGCAAACAGAGACCGACGGGCACACCATCTATACCGTCATCCTGCGCGATATCACCGAACGTAAACGGGCAAAGGAACACCTGATTCGAAGCGAAGCGCAGCTGAAAGAAGCCCAGCGCATTGCGCAGATCGGGAATTGGGAACTCAACCTCTCCAGCTCTACGCTGACCTGGTCCGATGAACTCTTCCGCATCTTCGAGATCGATCCGGGACAGTTCGGCGCCTCATTCAAGGCGTTTCTCGACGCGGTCCATCCGGAGGACCGATTCCTGGTCAACGAAGCCTATCTCACCTCGCTGGAAACCCACGAACCTTACGAAATCATCCATCGGCTGCGCATGGCGGACGGACGAATCAAGTTCATACAGGAACACGGTGAGACCCACTACGACGAGGCCACCGGCCGGCCACTCCGCTCCACCGGCACCGCGCAGGACATCACCGCGCTCAAGCAGGCGGAATTGCGGATCGAGGCGTCGTTGCACGAGAAGGAAACCCTGCTGCGCGAGGTGCATCACCGGGTGAAGAACAATCTCCAGATCATCTCCAGCCTGCTCCATTTCCAGGCAAAGAAAACTCGGCAGGGACAGGACCGGTCCATCTTCTCCGAGGGACAGGATCGGCTGCGCGCCATGATCCTGGTGCATGAACTCCTGTATCGCTCAACCGACCTCCACAAAGTCCCCCTCGGTGAATACCTGAAAACCTTGACGGACCAACTACGACGCTCTTTCCGCGAGTCCGCCAGCCGCACGCACCTCCGAGTCGAGGCAGCAGACCTCTCGGTGCCGGCCACCATCGCCCTGCCATGCGGCATGATCGTCACGGAACTCGTGACCAACGCATTTAAGTACGCCTACCCGGATGGCAAGAGCGGCCCCGTACTGGTACGCATTGCGGCGCGCGAACGTTCCTTCCTCCTCTCAGTCTCGGACGAGGGCTCCGGTCTTCCTGCGGAGTTCAATCTGGAGCAGGCCACGTCCTTTGGGCTGCAATTGGTCACAAGTCTAGCCGATCAACTTGGGGCCAGGCTCACCAGGCCTCTCGGCATAGGCACCGAGATTGTCCTTGAAGTGCCCATCCCCTCCGAAGCGATGACACCGGAGCACCCGTCACAGTCACGATCACCCATTTTGAGAGGCTGA
- a CDS encoding YtxH domain-containing protein, with translation MDNQETKGSAQAVALAFIGGAVAGVVAGLLLAPQSGEETRRDVKRYARRAEEEVLEKAKEARAALDETIERGKHFFAEKAAEVEAAVKAGRETVKEKMDKCCS, from the coding sequence ATGGACAATCAAGAGACAAAAGGTTCGGCGCAGGCCGTTGCACTGGCATTCATCGGGGGAGCGGTGGCTGGAGTCGTGGCCGGTCTGCTTCTTGCCCCGCAGTCTGGAGAAGAGACGCGACGGGATGTGAAGCGATATGCCAGAAGGGCTGAGGAAGAAGTTCTGGAGAAGGCGAAGGAGGCGCGAGCCGCCCTTGATGAGACCATCGAGCGTGGGAAGCATTTCTTCGCAGAGAAAGCGGCAGAAGTCGAAGCGGCGGTCAAGGCTGGACGAGAGACCGTGAAGGAAAAAATGGATAAATGTTGTAGCTGA
- a CDS encoding TraR/DksA C4-type zinc finger protein has protein sequence MLQVADIRRKLFTQRRELFRQVAQTEGELLWLETDVESEVGERGQEENMVRLLDRLDGRAKAEIEAIDRALVKLEAGQYGRCEQCGMDIPQARLEALLEAAKCIGCAQAEEQQAASRA, from the coding sequence ATGCTGCAGGTCGCCGATATTCGGAGGAAGCTGTTCACCCAACGGCGTGAGTTGTTTCGGCAGGTTGCACAAACAGAAGGCGAACTGCTCTGGCTTGAGACCGATGTCGAGAGCGAAGTGGGGGAGCGGGGGCAGGAAGAGAACATGGTGCGCCTGCTCGATCGACTGGATGGACGCGCGAAGGCTGAGATCGAGGCGATCGACCGGGCGCTCGTCAAGCTGGAGGCCGGGCAGTATGGCCGATGCGAACAATGCGGAATGGACATTCCCCAGGCCAGGCTGGAGGCTCTCCTCGAGGCGGCCAAATGTATAGGTTGCGCGCAGGCAGAGGAACAACAGGCGGCGTCGAGGGCATGA